From the Clostridiales bacterium FE2011 genome, one window contains:
- a CDS encoding MFS transporter has translation MKTRRLTKKEMWIFAVGQLGWSILSGIINTWLVTFYLPTQSSVDAGAKFYVPTGLVIFGVLTVLGLITFFCRIFDAVTDPWIASLSDRSRNPKGRRIPFMQKAAIPFAVITILVFFAPVEAISTVNIVWIFVFLILFYLFMTMYCTPYNALISEFGKTQEDRMYISTAISLTFFFGTLIAYLPFVFASFLQSAVSYAWSYRILFIVLAAVALACMLVPCFKLKEKDFVDAEPSDSNAMKSLAKTFRNRNFRRFAASDVAYWIGLTLFQTGLPFFVKVSMQLDEFYTTVFLGAMTVLSACFYPFVSKLVAKQGKKKLVIIGFLGLAVAYVITALIGVVPGLTGIVPGALIVIIAAFPMALLGIIPQAIVADVAEQDALLTGEKREGMFFAARTFAMKFGQSVAMLVFTSLAVLGTTQDLTSNDLTASPVGLRIVAVVAVCFCVLGAVLLAAYDEKKVMGDLQKND, from the coding sequence ATGAAAACCAGACGTCTGACAAAAAAGGAAATGTGGATTTTTGCGGTTGGCCAGCTGGGCTGGTCCATCCTCAGCGGCATCATCAACACCTGGCTTGTGACCTTCTACCTGCCGACGCAGAGCTCGGTGGACGCGGGCGCGAAGTTCTATGTGCCGACGGGCCTGGTGATCTTCGGCGTGCTGACGGTGCTCGGCCTGATCACCTTTTTTTGCCGGATCTTTGACGCGGTGACGGATCCCTGGATCGCGTCGCTCTCCGACCGGAGCCGGAACCCGAAGGGCCGGCGCATTCCCTTTATGCAGAAAGCGGCCATTCCCTTTGCCGTGATTACAATCCTTGTGTTCTTCGCCCCTGTGGAAGCGATCAGCACGGTGAACATCGTCTGGATCTTTGTTTTCCTGATTCTCTTCTATCTGTTCATGACCATGTACTGTACGCCGTATAACGCGCTGATTTCCGAATTCGGCAAAACCCAGGAAGACCGGATGTACATATCCACGGCCATTTCCCTGACCTTCTTCTTCGGTACCCTGATTGCTTACCTGCCCTTTGTGTTCGCATCCTTCCTCCAGTCCGCTGTCAGCTATGCCTGGAGCTACCGCATCCTGTTCATCGTGCTGGCGGCGGTGGCGCTGGCCTGCATGCTGGTGCCCTGCTTCAAGCTGAAGGAAAAGGACTTCGTGGACGCGGAGCCCAGCGACAGCAACGCCATGAAGAGCCTGGCGAAAACCTTCCGGAACAGGAACTTCCGCCGCTTTGCCGCGTCGGACGTGGCCTACTGGATCGGCCTGACGCTGTTCCAGACCGGCCTGCCCTTCTTTGTGAAGGTATCCATGCAGCTGGATGAGTTCTACACGACCGTATTCCTGGGCGCCATGACGGTGCTCTCCGCCTGCTTCTATCCCTTTGTTTCCAAGCTGGTAGCCAAGCAGGGCAAGAAGAAGCTGGTCATCATCGGCTTCCTCGGCCTGGCGGTGGCTTACGTCATCACGGCTCTGATCGGCGTGGTGCCGGGTCTGACGGGCATTGTTCCCGGCGCGCTTATCGTGATCATCGCCGCTTTCCCCATGGCGCTGCTGGGCATCATTCCCCAGGCCATCGTGGCGGATGTGGCGGAGCAGGACGCGCTGCTGACCGGGGAAAAGCGGGAAGGCATGTTCTTCGCTGCCCGGACCTTCGCCATGAAGTTCGGCCAGTCCGTGGCCATGCTGGTATTCACCTCCCTGGCGGTGCTGGGCACCACACAGGACCTGACCAGCAACGACCTGACCGCGTCTCCCGTGGGATTGCGGATTGTCGCGGTGGTGGCTGTATGCTTCTGCGTCCTGGGCGCGGTGCTCCTTGCGGCGTATGATGAGAAAAAAGTAATGGGGGACCTGCAGAAAAATGATTAA
- a CDS encoding SH3 domain-containing protein, with product MNVKRLLSGLAACMLLTLVLCVPAAYAGEETVTVQAPGKGVEVYSSYTAKKPSGILYNGYMSTTYPNYKNNRSAFSLNGEYEAYLVFEQAEELIPEIYNPFGGDGYEEVYKSMLCNAFEAEVCVEKTPLYLKPEGKKTSMTCYRGTRTVVWGEFGGRYFVDDYGITGFIDKKHLSKIADLSFWDANKAPYKDGYEERFEEKTVITDGGHIHIGDGYFLENGDKVRVRAYTGNGQVQLLDYGFIEGRFLDPEGDHSTNNVYAVVKTDSPLNRLRVKSLYINDWEKKLCSGVRVEVLEINGQNALISLKGANKSERVTGTVQKKYLAFGEDGEKVKNGCTRVALTENYADNWGDYANSAGTVLTVVGCEVPPTAGIVDQLLVMTEAGELFALYNENGILEPLDPAGYQAKITTELIFREKPNKNGKKIQSLPKGARVEVLLRGECWTMIRHNKKTGYVMSRYLKFLQ from the coding sequence ATGAATGTGAAAAGGCTGCTGAGCGGGCTTGCGGCCTGCATGCTGCTGACGCTGGTGCTCTGTGTGCCCGCTGCCTATGCGGGCGAGGAGACGGTAACCGTTCAGGCGCCGGGGAAAGGGGTGGAGGTTTATTCTTCTTACACCGCAAAGAAACCGTCAGGAATTCTGTATAACGGCTATATGTCCACAACCTATCCCAATTATAAAAACAACCGGAGCGCATTCAGCCTGAACGGCGAATACGAAGCGTATCTCGTTTTTGAGCAGGCGGAGGAACTGATTCCGGAAATCTATAATCCTTTTGGCGGAGATGGTTACGAAGAAGTCTATAAATCCATGCTGTGCAACGCCTTTGAGGCGGAAGTATGCGTGGAGAAAACGCCGCTGTACCTGAAGCCGGAGGGGAAGAAGACCTCCATGACCTGTTACAGGGGAACCCGCACGGTCGTCTGGGGAGAATTCGGCGGCCGGTATTTTGTGGATGACTATGGAATCACCGGGTTTATTGACAAAAAGCACCTGTCAAAGATCGCGGATCTCAGCTTCTGGGACGCGAACAAAGCGCCGTATAAGGACGGATACGAGGAACGCTTTGAGGAGAAGACAGTAATCACTGACGGCGGGCATATCCATATCGGCGATGGATACTTTCTGGAAAACGGCGATAAGGTCCGCGTCAGGGCATATACCGGAAACGGACAGGTCCAGCTGCTGGATTACGGTTTTATTGAAGGCCGGTTCCTGGATCCGGAAGGAGATCACAGCACAAACAATGTTTATGCCGTGGTGAAGACGGACAGTCCGCTCAACCGCCTGCGGGTAAAATCACTCTATATCAATGACTGGGAAAAGAAGCTTTGCTCCGGCGTGCGGGTGGAGGTGCTGGAGATAAACGGTCAGAATGCGCTGATCAGCCTGAAAGGAGCCAATAAAAGCGAACGCGTTACCGGAACGGTCCAGAAGAAATACCTCGCCTTTGGAGAGGACGGGGAGAAAGTAAAAAACGGCTGCACCAGGGTTGCCCTGACGGAGAATTATGCGGATAACTGGGGTGACTATGCGAACTCCGCCGGTACTGTTCTGACGGTGGTTGGGTGCGAAGTGCCTCCTACAGCAGGGATTGTAGACCAGCTCCTGGTGATGACCGAAGCCGGTGAACTGTTTGCGTTGTACAACGAGAATGGAATCCTGGAGCCTCTCGATCCGGCCGGGTATCAGGCAAAGATAACCACAGAGCTGATCTTCAGGGAAAAGCCGAACAAGAACGGCAAGAAGATTCAGAGTCTCCCCAAGGGCGCCAGGGTGGAAGTGCTTTTGCGCGGGGAATGCTGGACGATGATCCGCCATAACAAAAAGACCGGTTATGTCATGAGCCGGTATCTGAAGTTCCTGCAGTGA
- a CDS encoding ABC transporter ATP-binding protein, with protein MKHFRRIVKSYLRRNLFSFTGSIFLCVFAALLAMLPAKLIQLIIDDGFLKKDMPMLIKLILALAFTYLFKYAFTYFSNKLLIYLGNGLLKEVKAGIYDQLMTMDLSFYTGNDVGYINARVEEVSAIDALFSTQSLSLVSALLEFIFALVILLSLSWKILLMLLIPVPILIFAVVLVSGKLNKQVKEALNHSAEYAGKVQDTLRGMETVKSQGLEDVEKEKIDNYNRTALDSQKKQSNTINGFSVGMGSVSSILTVIIYLIGGIYFIKGEVTMGSFVALSNYAGKLYAPILSYAGTAVILQPAITALKRVSDFFFSDSKHPAAGVKKNLGSIQQIEYSNIAFSYSDQTDLIHGFNMRIGKGERVQLVGRNGSGKSTLIRMLLQLVKPNEGTVSINGVSLDDIEHSSLISCVSYVSQHSYVFNESVEKNIFYGVEAPRTDSRYRQIIEGLGLDTVIDRLASEGDERIGENGSRLSGGEIQKICIARALLLNRDMFIFDEATSNLDADAIAYLIDTVKASDATWLIVDHQNDFGDLGFRKVFI; from the coding sequence ATGAAACATTTCCGAAGGATTGTTAAAAGCTATTTGCGAAGGAACCTGTTTTCGTTCACCGGTTCCATCTTTCTTTGCGTCTTTGCCGCGCTGCTTGCAATGCTTCCCGCAAAGCTGATCCAGCTGATTATTGACGATGGCTTCCTGAAGAAAGATATGCCGATGCTCATCAAACTGATCCTGGCATTGGCGTTTACCTATCTTTTCAAATACGCATTTACGTACTTTTCAAACAAACTCCTTATTTACCTGGGGAATGGCCTTCTTAAGGAAGTGAAAGCGGGCATCTATGACCAGCTGATGACGATGGACCTTTCCTTCTATACCGGGAACGACGTGGGATACATCAATGCCCGTGTGGAAGAAGTGAGTGCCATTGACGCACTCTTTTCCACGCAAAGCCTTTCCCTTGTGTCAGCGCTGCTGGAATTCATTTTTGCCCTGGTGATCCTGCTGTCGCTCAGCTGGAAGATTCTGCTGATGCTGCTGATTCCTGTCCCGATCCTTATTTTTGCAGTGGTTCTTGTTTCCGGCAAACTCAACAAGCAGGTTAAGGAGGCCCTGAATCATTCTGCGGAATACGCAGGCAAGGTGCAGGATACGCTTCGGGGAATGGAAACCGTAAAATCCCAGGGCCTTGAGGATGTTGAGAAAGAAAAGATCGACAATTATAACCGAACCGCCCTGGACAGCCAGAAAAAGCAGTCCAATACCATCAACGGTTTCTCGGTGGGGATGGGATCTGTCAGTTCCATTCTTACGGTGATCATTTATCTCATCGGCGGCATCTATTTTATAAAAGGAGAGGTGACAATGGGTTCATTTGTCGCGCTCTCGAACTATGCGGGCAAACTGTATGCGCCGATCCTGTCCTATGCAGGCACCGCGGTTATCCTTCAGCCGGCAATCACAGCCTTAAAGCGTGTTTCCGATTTCTTCTTCAGCGATTCGAAACATCCGGCGGCGGGTGTAAAGAAAAACCTGGGCAGTATTCAGCAGATAGAGTACAGCAATATTGCTTTTTCATACAGCGATCAGACGGATCTGATTCATGGTTTTAATATGCGGATAGGGAAAGGAGAGCGGGTTCAGCTTGTCGGGCGCAACGGCTCAGGGAAAAGCACCCTGATCAGGATGCTGCTTCAGCTGGTTAAGCCAAATGAAGGCACGGTGTCGATCAACGGCGTTTCACTGGATGATATCGAGCATTCTTCCCTCATCAGCTGCGTTTCGTATGTTTCCCAGCATAGTTATGTTTTCAACGAAAGTGTGGAGAAGAACATTTTCTATGGCGTGGAAGCACCGCGCACAGATTCCCGTTACCGTCAGATCATAGAGGGGCTGGGGCTCGACACAGTCATAGACCGCCTGGCTTCGGAAGGCGATGAACGCATTGGAGAAAACGGCTCCCGCCTTTCCGGAGGAGAAATCCAGAAAATCTGTATTGCCAGGGCTTTGCTGCTCAACAGGGACATGTTCATTTTTGATGAAGCCACATCCAATCTGGATGCGGACGCCATCGCATATCTTATCGATACAGTAAAAGCATCAGACGCGACCTGGCTGATTGTTGATCACCAGAATGATTTCGGCGATCTTGGTTTCAGGAAGGTATTTATATAG